In a genomic window of Lepisosteus oculatus isolate fLepOcu1 chromosome 5, fLepOcu1.hap2, whole genome shotgun sequence:
- the fam76b gene encoding protein FAM76B isoform X2, which produces MATTALYACTKCNQRYPFEELSQGQQLCKECRIAHPIVKCTYCRSEFQQESKTNTICKKCAQNVKQFGTPKPCQYCNIIAAFIGTKCQRCTNSEKKYGPPQTCEQCKQQCAFDRKEEGRRKVDGKLLCWLCTLSYRRVLQKTKEQRKGLSSSHSNSSSLTEKDQHHSRHHHHHHHHHHRHSSSHKLSSLSPEQDQGLWKQSHKSSSIQNETPKKKPKLETKPSNGDSSINQSLDSGGTDNFILISQLKEEVMSLKRLLQQRDQTILEKDKKLTELKADFQYQESNMRAKMNNMEKAHKEAMEQQQAKNRELLKQVAALSKGKKFEKTGSTLLSP; this is translated from the exons aTGGCTACTACGGCCCTGTACGCGTGTACGAAGTGTAACCAGCGGTACCCCTTTGAAGAGCTTTCGCAAGGACAACAGCTGTGCAAG GAGTGCCGGATAGCACATCCAATTGTGAAATGCACTTACTGCAGGTCGGAGTTTCAGCAGGAGAG caaaacaaacacaatttgTAAAAAGTGTGCGCAGAACGTGAAACAGTTCGGGACG CCCAAACCTTGTCAGTACTGTAACATAATTGCAGCCTTCATTGGAACCAAGTGTCAACGTTGCACAAACTCAGAAAAGAAGTATGGCCCTCCACAGACATGTGAACAGTGCAAGCAGCAGTGTGCCTTTGATCGCAAAGAGGAAGGCAGGAGAAAG GTGGATGGAAAGCTGCTGTGCTGGCTATGCACCCTGTCATACCGACGTGTACTGCAGAAAACCAAGGAGCAAAGGAAAGGGCTGAGCTCCTCACACTCCAACTCGTCCTCCCTGACGGAGAAGGACCAGCACCATTCCAGacaccatcatcatcaccacCACCATCACCATCGGCACAGCAGCTCCCACAA ACTGAGCAGCCTCAGCCCAGAGCAGGACCAGGGACTTTGGAAACAGAG CCATAAATCATCTTCAATCCAGAATGAAACTCCAAAGAAGAAACCAAAACTAGAAACAAAGCCATCTAATGGAGACAG TTCCATTAACCAGTCCCTGGACTCTGGAGGAACAGATAATTTTATTCTCATCAGCCAGCTGAAGGAGGAAGTGATGTCCCTGAAAAGACTACTACAACAAAGAGATCAAACAATATTGGAAAAGGATAAAAAG CTTACTGAACTTAAAGCTGATTTTCAGTATCAGGAGTCTAATATGAGAGCAAAGATGAACAACATGGAAAAAGCACATAAAGAAGCCATGGAACAGCAGCAG GCAAAGAATCGAGAATTGCTTAAACAAGTTGCTGCTCTCTCAAAAGGTAAAAAATTTGAGAAGACTGGGAGCACACTGCTGTCTCCTTGA
- the fam76b gene encoding protein FAM76B isoform X1 has translation MATTALYACTKCNQRYPFEELSQGQQLCKECRIAHPIVKCTYCRSEFQQESKTNTICKKCAQNVKQFGTPKPCQYCNIIAAFIGTKCQRCTNSEKKYGPPQTCEQCKQQCAFDRKEEGRRKVDGKLLCWLCTLSYRRVLQKTKEQRKGLSSSHSNSSSLTEKDQHHSRHHHHHHHHHHRHSSSHKLSSLSPEQDQGLWKQSHKSSSIQNETPKKKPKLETKPSNGDSSSINQSLDSGGTDNFILISQLKEEVMSLKRLLQQRDQTILEKDKKLTELKADFQYQESNMRAKMNNMEKAHKEAMEQQQAKNRELLKQVAALSKGKKFEKTGSTLLSP, from the exons aTGGCTACTACGGCCCTGTACGCGTGTACGAAGTGTAACCAGCGGTACCCCTTTGAAGAGCTTTCGCAAGGACAACAGCTGTGCAAG GAGTGCCGGATAGCACATCCAATTGTGAAATGCACTTACTGCAGGTCGGAGTTTCAGCAGGAGAG caaaacaaacacaatttgTAAAAAGTGTGCGCAGAACGTGAAACAGTTCGGGACG CCCAAACCTTGTCAGTACTGTAACATAATTGCAGCCTTCATTGGAACCAAGTGTCAACGTTGCACAAACTCAGAAAAGAAGTATGGCCCTCCACAGACATGTGAACAGTGCAAGCAGCAGTGTGCCTTTGATCGCAAAGAGGAAGGCAGGAGAAAG GTGGATGGAAAGCTGCTGTGCTGGCTATGCACCCTGTCATACCGACGTGTACTGCAGAAAACCAAGGAGCAAAGGAAAGGGCTGAGCTCCTCACACTCCAACTCGTCCTCCCTGACGGAGAAGGACCAGCACCATTCCAGacaccatcatcatcaccacCACCATCACCATCGGCACAGCAGCTCCCACAA ACTGAGCAGCCTCAGCCCAGAGCAGGACCAGGGACTTTGGAAACAGAG CCATAAATCATCTTCAATCCAGAATGAAACTCCAAAGAAGAAACCAAAACTAGAAACAAAGCCATCTAATGGAGACAG TAGTTCCATTAACCAGTCCCTGGACTCTGGAGGAACAGATAATTTTATTCTCATCAGCCAGCTGAAGGAGGAAGTGATGTCCCTGAAAAGACTACTACAACAAAGAGATCAAACAATATTGGAAAAGGATAAAAAG CTTACTGAACTTAAAGCTGATTTTCAGTATCAGGAGTCTAATATGAGAGCAAAGATGAACAACATGGAAAAAGCACATAAAGAAGCCATGGAACAGCAGCAG GCAAAGAATCGAGAATTGCTTAAACAAGTTGCTGCTCTCTCAAAAGGTAAAAAATTTGAGAAGACTGGGAGCACACTGCTGTCTCCTTGA